Proteins from a single region of Candidatus Saccharibacteria bacterium:
- a CDS encoding bifunctional phosphoglucose/phosphomannose isomerase — protein MLDDNNVLRQRDPSGALAVAGKQFEQARYAVKVESPDHDGRDITKVVIVGMGGSALAALLVKSWLASELTVPFEIVRSYDLPGYVDYNTLVIASSYSGNTEETLTGLASARGRFAQLGILTSDGKLLADAQSNSVVHVAVPSGIQPRMAMIFQLRGLVAILAHFGVVNYDRFGEIADTADWLEAETKNWVPSTSTDKNLAKQLALMSIGKTPVFYSGSLMAPIAYKWKISWNESAKNMAFWNELPEFNHNEFLGWSSHPIEKPFAVFDLMSNFEHQRVQKRFEVSDRLLSGMRPKSHKIALRGDTPLHQMLWGCILADFASVYTGILNGVDPTPVALIEKLKKELG, from the coding sequence ATGCTAGACGATAATAATGTATTAAGACAACGCGACCCAAGCGGAGCTTTGGCTGTTGCGGGAAAGCAGTTTGAACAGGCGCGCTACGCCGTAAAAGTTGAAAGCCCAGATCATGATGGACGCGATATCACGAAAGTAGTGATTGTAGGAATGGGCGGCTCGGCACTGGCCGCACTTTTGGTGAAGTCTTGGCTTGCGAGTGAGCTAACTGTTCCATTTGAAATCGTGCGCTCGTACGATTTACCGGGATATGTCGACTACAATACACTTGTTATTGCCTCGAGCTACTCGGGAAATACTGAAGAGACACTCACGGGTCTTGCCAGTGCACGCGGCCGGTTTGCGCAACTAGGCATTCTTACATCGGATGGAAAATTGCTTGCCGATGCTCAGAGTAATTCTGTTGTGCACGTTGCGGTGCCGTCAGGAATCCAACCCCGTATGGCGATGATTTTTCAATTGCGAGGGCTGGTAGCTATCTTGGCGCATTTTGGCGTCGTTAACTACGATCGCTTTGGCGAAATTGCCGACACAGCAGATTGGTTAGAAGCCGAAACAAAGAATTGGGTGCCAAGCACGTCAACCGACAAGAACTTAGCTAAACAGCTTGCGCTTATGAGCATTGGCAAAACGCCAGTATTTTATAGTGGCAGCCTTATGGCGCCGATTGCGTATAAATGGAAAATCAGCTGGAACGAAAGCGCAAAAAACATGGCGTTTTGGAATGAGCTTCCAGAGTTTAACCACAATGAATTTTTAGGATGGTCGTCACACCCGATCGAAAAGCCCTTTGCGGTGTTTGATCTTATGAGTAACTTCGAACACCAGCGTGTTCAAAAGCGTTTTGAGGTGAGCGATAGACTTCTTAGCGGTATGCGTCCTAAATCACACAAGATCGCATTGAGGGGTGATACACCACTTCATCAAATGCTATGGGGGTGTATTCTCGCCGACTTTGCGAGTGTCTATACGGGCATACTTAATGGTGTTGACCCAACGCCCGTGGCACTTA